From one Nycticebus coucang isolate mNycCou1 chromosome 14, mNycCou1.pri, whole genome shotgun sequence genomic stretch:
- the LOC128565409 gene encoding olfactory receptor 5L1-like, with amino-acid sequence MGKENCTAVTEFILLGLSDAPEIQTFLLLIYLFIYGVTVLANLGMMALIQVSSRLHTPMYFFLSHLSFVDFCYSSIIVPKMLADILNKDKSISFLGCMTQFYLFCTCVVTEVFLLAVMAYDRFVAICNPLLYTVTMSHRLCVELVSCCYLCGTVCSLIHLCSALEIPSYTSNVINHFFCDLPPLLSLACSDVTVNEVLLFTVAAFSEIFTIVIILTSYLFILVTILRIRSAEGRRKAFSTCASHLTAIMVFHGTILSIYCRPSSGDSGDADKVATMFYTVVIPMLNPLIYSLRNKDVKEALRKVVGSRTHS; translated from the coding sequence ATGGGCAAGGAAAACTGCACTGCCGTGACAGAGTTCATTCTCCTGGGATTGTCAGACGCCCCTGAGATACAAACTTTCCTCCTACTGATTTACCTCTTCATCTATGGAGTCACGGTTTTGGCTAACCTGGGTATGATGGCACTCATCCAAGTTAGCTCCCGGCTTCATACTCCCATGTACTTTTTCCTCAGTCACTTATCCTTTGTAGATTTCTGCTACTCCTCAATCATTGTGCCCAAGATGTTGGCTGATATTCTCAACAAGGACAAATCTATATCCTTCTTGGGGTGCATGACGCAATTCTACTTGTTTTGCACATGTGTGGTCACTGAGGTCTTCCTGCTGGCAGTGATGGCCTACGACCGCTTTGTGGCCATCTGTAACCCTCTGCTGTACACGGTCACCATGTCTCACAGGCTCTGTGTGGAGCTGGTCTCCTGCTGCTACCTCTGTGGGACAGTGTGCTCTCTCATCCACTTGTGCTCAGCTCTGGAGATCCCGTCCTACACATCAAATGTGATCAACCACTTCTTCTGCGATCTGCCCCCTCTCCTGAGCCTTGCTTGCTCAGATGTCACTGTGAATGAGGTGCTGCTGTTCACTGTGGCCGCCTTCAGTGAGATCTTCACCATCGTGATCATCCTCACTTCCTACTTGTTTATTCTGGTCACCATCCTGAGGATTCGCTCTGCAGAGGGCAGGCGCAAGGCATTTTCCACCTGTGCTTCCCACCTCACGGCCATTATGGTCTTCCATGGAACGATCCTCTCCATTTACTGCAGGCCCAGCTCTGGTGACAGTGGGGATGCTGACAAAGTGGCCACAATGTTCTACACTGTAGTGATTCCCATGCTGAACCCCCTGATCTATAGCCTGAGGAACAAGGATGTAAAGGAAGCTCTCAGAAAAGTGGTGGGCTCCAGAACACATTCCTAG
- the LOC128565406 gene encoding olfactory receptor 5L1-like: MGKENCTAVTEFILLGLSDAPEIQTFLLLIFLFIYGVTVLANLGMMALIQVSSRLHTPMYFFLSHLSFVDFCCSSIIVPKMLADILNKDKSISFLGCMTQFYLFCTCVVTEVFLLAVMAYDRFVAICNPLLYTVTMSRGLCVELVSCCYLSGTVCSLIHLCSALEIPSYTSNVINHFFCDLPPLLSLACSDVTVNEVLLFTVAAFSEIFTIVIILTSYLFILVTILRIRSAEGRRKAFSTCASHLTAIVVFHGTSLSIYCRPSSGDSGDADKVATMFYTVVIPMLNPLIYSLRNKDVKEALRKVVGSRTHS, from the coding sequence ATGGGCAAGGAAAACTGCACCGCTGTGACAGAGTTCATTCTCCTGGGATTGTCAGACGCCCCTGAGATACAAACTTTCCTCCTACTGATTTTCCTCTTCATCTATGGAGTCACCGTTTTGGCTAACCTGGGTATGATGGCACTCATCCAAGTTAGCTCCCGGCTTCATACTCCCATGTACTTTTTCCTCAGTCACTTATCCTTTGTAGATTTCTGCTGCTCCTCAATCATTGTGCCCAAGATGTTGGCTGATATTCTCAACAAGGACAAATCTATATCCTTCCTGGGGTGCATGACACAATTCTACTTGTTTTGCACATGTGTGGTCACTGAGGTCTTCCTGCTGGCAGTGATGGCCTACGACCGCTTTGTGGCCATCTGTAACCCTCTGCTGTACACGGTCACCATGTCTCGCGGGCTCTGTGTGGAGCTGGTCTCCTGCTGCTACCTCAGTGGGACAGTGTGCTCTCTCATCCACTTGTGCTCAGCTCTGGAGATCCCGTCCTACACATCAAATGTGATCAACCACTTCTTCTGCGATCTGCCCCCTCTCCTGAGTCTTGCTTGCTCAGATGTCACTGTGAATGAGGTGCTGCTGTTCACTGTGGCCGCCTTCAGTGAGATCTTCACCATCGTGATCATCCTCACTTCCTACTTGTTTATTCTGGTCACCATCCTGAGGATTCGCTCTGCAGAGGGCAGGCGCAAGGCATTTTCCACCTGTGCTTCCCACCTCACGGCCATCGTGGTCTTCCATGGAACGAGCCTCTCCATTTACTGCAGGCCCAGCTCTGGTGACAGTGGGGATGCTGACAAAGTGGCCACAATGTTCTACACTGTAGTGATTCCCATGCTGAACCCCCTGATCTATAGCCTGAGGAACAAGGATGTAAAGGAAGCTCTCAGAAAAGTGGTGGGCTCCAGAACACATTCCTAG